From Halichoerus grypus chromosome 6, mHalGry1.hap1.1, whole genome shotgun sequence, one genomic window encodes:
- the APOL6 gene encoding apolipoprotein L6 isoform X5 encodes MTNLTQHCVFEIARDRGSISNLVFQVSKQNVAPVTHEGTSNSPMDQMSSTLGRQEPLDNEAGTECPRDQDDILLCEDVQQQDEDLSAEEIIFLKEFPIIKEELEVDIKKLHALADDINTTHRTRTKTNMLATSITVVSDTMGILGLVLAPSTVGGSLVLSAVGKVLETAAGFTSIFTNVMEHFQNQEARTQASTLVSTHNHEVEEARGKKVFYVMSVGKKAYDYGSNIKDVKRNIHAFQIARAHPRLVTAAKRFLTTGQVSARRSTQLQRAFKGTTVLIKKNARVLCSAMAGFSLCQDVVTLLSDWKQLKEGEGSKRAEELRAHARELERQLTELTQLYESHVQQQKLFQEKSPRSSSSGGATGSLA; translated from the exons ATGACCAACTTGACCCAACACTGTGTTTTTGAAATTGCAAGAGACCGAGGGAGCATAAG TAACCTTGTTTTCCAGGTGTCCAAGCAGAACGTTGCACCGGTGACTCACGAGGGCACCTCTAATTCTCCCATGGACCAAATGAGCTCAACTCTGGGGCGGCAGGAGCCTCTGGACAACGAGGCAGGGACAGAATGCCCAAG GGACCAGGATGACATTCTTCTGTGTGAGGATGTGCAGCAACAAGATGAGGATCTGTCAgctgaagaaataatatttttgaaagagtttCCCATCATCAAGGAAGAGCTAGAAGTGGACATCAAGAAGCTCCATGCCCTTGCAGACGACATCAACACAACCCACAGAACACGCACCAAGACCAACATGTTGGCCACCTCCATCACTGTGGTCTCAGACACCATGGGCATCCTGGGTCTGGTCCTCGCTCCATCAACAGTAGGAGGAAGTCTGGTGCTCTCTGCTGTTGGTAAAGTTTTGGAGACAGCAGCCGGGTTCACCAGCATCTTCACCAATGTTATGGAACACTTTCAAAATCAAGAAGCCCGAACTCAAGCCAGCACCCTAGTGTCTACCCATAACCATGAGGTCGAGGAGGCTCGGGGAAAGAAGGTCTTCTACGTCATGAGTGTCGGAAAGAAGGCCTATGATTATGGAAGTAACATCAAGGATGTTAAGAGGAACATCCATGCCTTTCAGATAGCCAGAGCCCACCCGCGTCTGGTCACTGCTGCCAAGCGTTTCCTGACCACTGGCCAAGTCTCGGCCCGAAGGAGCACGCAGTTGCAAAGGGCCTTTAAGGGCACAACAGTGCTGATAAAGAAAAATGCTCGTGTGCTGTGTAGTGCTAtggccggcttctccctctgccaggacGTGGTCACCCTCCTGAGCGACTGGAAGCAactgaaggaaggagaaggaagcaagAGGGCAGAAGAGCTGAGGGCCCACGCTCGGGAGCTAGAAAGGCAGCTGACGGAACTCACCCAGCTCTATGAGAGTCACGTGCAGCAGCAG
- the APOL6 gene encoding apolipoprotein L6 isoform X3, which translates to MTNLTQHCVFEIARDRGSIRARTQVLSWLRRGPQSFGLSPGRQNLLETLLQPPCRTRGPREVSKQNVAPVTHEGTSNSPMDQMSSTLGRQEPLDNEAGTECPRDQDDILLCEDVQQQDEDLSAEEIIFLKEFPIIKEELEVDIKKLHALADDINTTHRTRTKTNMLATSITVVSDTMGILGLVLAPSTVGGSLVLSAVGKVLETAAGFTSIFTNVMEHFQNQEARTQASTLVSTHNHEVEEARGKKVFYVMSVGKKAYDYGSNIKDVKRNIHAFQIARAHPRLVTAAKRFLTTGQVSARRSTQLQRAFKGTTVLIKKNARVLCSAMAGFSLCQDVVTLLSDWKQLKEGEGSKRAEELRAHARELERQLTELTQLYESHVQQQKLFQEKSPRSSSSGGATGSLA; encoded by the exons ATGACCAACTTGACCCAACACTGTGTTTTTGAAATTGCAAGAGACCGAGGGAGCATAAG AGCCCGGACCCAGGTTCTCAGCTGGCTCCGAAGAGGTCCGCAGAGCTTCGGGCTTTCCCCCGGGCGGCAGAACCTGCTGGAGACTCTGCTGCAGCCCCCCTGCCGGACCAGAGGCCCCAGAGAG GTGTCCAAGCAGAACGTTGCACCGGTGACTCACGAGGGCACCTCTAATTCTCCCATGGACCAAATGAGCTCAACTCTGGGGCGGCAGGAGCCTCTGGACAACGAGGCAGGGACAGAATGCCCAAG GGACCAGGATGACATTCTTCTGTGTGAGGATGTGCAGCAACAAGATGAGGATCTGTCAgctgaagaaataatatttttgaaagagtttCCCATCATCAAGGAAGAGCTAGAAGTGGACATCAAGAAGCTCCATGCCCTTGCAGACGACATCAACACAACCCACAGAACACGCACCAAGACCAACATGTTGGCCACCTCCATCACTGTGGTCTCAGACACCATGGGCATCCTGGGTCTGGTCCTCGCTCCATCAACAGTAGGAGGAAGTCTGGTGCTCTCTGCTGTTGGTAAAGTTTTGGAGACAGCAGCCGGGTTCACCAGCATCTTCACCAATGTTATGGAACACTTTCAAAATCAAGAAGCCCGAACTCAAGCCAGCACCCTAGTGTCTACCCATAACCATGAGGTCGAGGAGGCTCGGGGAAAGAAGGTCTTCTACGTCATGAGTGTCGGAAAGAAGGCCTATGATTATGGAAGTAACATCAAGGATGTTAAGAGGAACATCCATGCCTTTCAGATAGCCAGAGCCCACCCGCGTCTGGTCACTGCTGCCAAGCGTTTCCTGACCACTGGCCAAGTCTCGGCCCGAAGGAGCACGCAGTTGCAAAGGGCCTTTAAGGGCACAACAGTGCTGATAAAGAAAAATGCTCGTGTGCTGTGTAGTGCTAtggccggcttctccctctgccaggacGTGGTCACCCTCCTGAGCGACTGGAAGCAactgaaggaaggagaaggaagcaagAGGGCAGAAGAGCTGAGGGCCCACGCTCGGGAGCTAGAAAGGCAGCTGACGGAACTCACCCAGCTCTATGAGAGTCACGTGCAGCAGCAG
- the APOL6 gene encoding apolipoprotein L6 isoform X4 → MKEPGPRFSAGSEEVRRASGFPPGGRTCWRLCCSPPAGPEAPESNLVFQVSKQNVAPVTHEGTSNSPMDQMSSTLGRQEPLDNEAGTECPRDQDDILLCEDVQQQDEDLSAEEIIFLKEFPIIKEELEVDIKKLHALADDINTTHRTRTKTNMLATSITVVSDTMGILGLVLAPSTVGGSLVLSAVGKVLETAAGFTSIFTNVMEHFQNQEARTQASTLVSTHNHEVEEARGKKVFYVMSVGKKAYDYGSNIKDVKRNIHAFQIARAHPRLVTAAKRFLTTGQVSARRSTQLQRAFKGTTVLIKKNARVLCSAMAGFSLCQDVVTLLSDWKQLKEGEGSKRAEELRAHARELERQLTELTQLYESHVQQQKLFQEKSPRSSSSGGATGSLA, encoded by the exons ATGAAAG AGCCCGGACCCAGGTTCTCAGCTGGCTCCGAAGAGGTCCGCAGAGCTTCGGGCTTTCCCCCGGGCGGCAGAACCTGCTGGAGACTCTGCTGCAGCCCCCCTGCCGGACCAGAGGCCCCAGAGAG TAACCTTGTTTTCCAGGTGTCCAAGCAGAACGTTGCACCGGTGACTCACGAGGGCACCTCTAATTCTCCCATGGACCAAATGAGCTCAACTCTGGGGCGGCAGGAGCCTCTGGACAACGAGGCAGGGACAGAATGCCCAAG GGACCAGGATGACATTCTTCTGTGTGAGGATGTGCAGCAACAAGATGAGGATCTGTCAgctgaagaaataatatttttgaaagagtttCCCATCATCAAGGAAGAGCTAGAAGTGGACATCAAGAAGCTCCATGCCCTTGCAGACGACATCAACACAACCCACAGAACACGCACCAAGACCAACATGTTGGCCACCTCCATCACTGTGGTCTCAGACACCATGGGCATCCTGGGTCTGGTCCTCGCTCCATCAACAGTAGGAGGAAGTCTGGTGCTCTCTGCTGTTGGTAAAGTTTTGGAGACAGCAGCCGGGTTCACCAGCATCTTCACCAATGTTATGGAACACTTTCAAAATCAAGAAGCCCGAACTCAAGCCAGCACCCTAGTGTCTACCCATAACCATGAGGTCGAGGAGGCTCGGGGAAAGAAGGTCTTCTACGTCATGAGTGTCGGAAAGAAGGCCTATGATTATGGAAGTAACATCAAGGATGTTAAGAGGAACATCCATGCCTTTCAGATAGCCAGAGCCCACCCGCGTCTGGTCACTGCTGCCAAGCGTTTCCTGACCACTGGCCAAGTCTCGGCCCGAAGGAGCACGCAGTTGCAAAGGGCCTTTAAGGGCACAACAGTGCTGATAAAGAAAAATGCTCGTGTGCTGTGTAGTGCTAtggccggcttctccctctgccaggacGTGGTCACCCTCCTGAGCGACTGGAAGCAactgaaggaaggagaaggaagcaagAGGGCAGAAGAGCTGAGGGCCCACGCTCGGGAGCTAGAAAGGCAGCTGACGGAACTCACCCAGCTCTATGAGAGTCACGTGCAGCAGCAG
- the APOL6 gene encoding apolipoprotein L6 isoform X2, translated as MLCKMPSRRSLGQINRSPTLAPDPFVENSHRLTHAGEHPLCLGLISSSLQSHGSRENFQKQYTAFAMGEGLCPRLGNQRTSLPRPQGTSGTWDTRSLLTGSGGGDVLTSVVLEPEGQPGPRFSAGSEEVRRASGFPPGGRTCWRLCCSPPAGPEAPERDQDDILLCEDVQQQDEDLSAEEIIFLKEFPIIKEELEVDIKKLHALADDINTTHRTRTKTNMLATSITVVSDTMGILGLVLAPSTVGGSLVLSAVGKVLETAAGFTSIFTNVMEHFQNQEARTQASTLVSTHNHEVEEARGKKVFYVMSVGKKAYDYGSNIKDVKRNIHAFQIARAHPRLVTAAKRFLTTGQVSARRSTQLQRAFKGTTVLIKKNARVLCSAMAGFSLCQDVVTLLSDWKQLKEGEGSKRAEELRAHARELERQLTELTQLYESHVQQQKLFQEKSPRSSSSGGATGSLA; from the exons ATGCTTTGCAAAATGCCATCCAGGCGGTCCCTGGGCCAAATCAACAGGAGCCCCACTTTGGCACCTGACCCCTTCGTAGAGAACAGTCATCGGTTGACTCATGCAGGAGAGCACCCCCTTTGTTTGGGCcttatttcttcctccctccaatCTCACGGTTCCAGGGAGAACTTCCAGAAACAGTACACTGCTTTTGCTATGGGAGAGGGATTGTGCCCCAGGCTGGGGAATCAGAGAACCTCATTGCCCCGGCCACAAGGAACCAGTGGGACGTGGGACACAAGGAGTCTTCTTACTGGATCTGGAGGGGGAGACGTCCTTACATCCGTAGTCCTGGAACCGGAAGGAC AGCCCGGACCCAGGTTCTCAGCTGGCTCCGAAGAGGTCCGCAGAGCTTCGGGCTTTCCCCCGGGCGGCAGAACCTGCTGGAGACTCTGCTGCAGCCCCCCTGCCGGACCAGAGGCCCCAGAGAG GGACCAGGATGACATTCTTCTGTGTGAGGATGTGCAGCAACAAGATGAGGATCTGTCAgctgaagaaataatatttttgaaagagtttCCCATCATCAAGGAAGAGCTAGAAGTGGACATCAAGAAGCTCCATGCCCTTGCAGACGACATCAACACAACCCACAGAACACGCACCAAGACCAACATGTTGGCCACCTCCATCACTGTGGTCTCAGACACCATGGGCATCCTGGGTCTGGTCCTCGCTCCATCAACAGTAGGAGGAAGTCTGGTGCTCTCTGCTGTTGGTAAAGTTTTGGAGACAGCAGCCGGGTTCACCAGCATCTTCACCAATGTTATGGAACACTTTCAAAATCAAGAAGCCCGAACTCAAGCCAGCACCCTAGTGTCTACCCATAACCATGAGGTCGAGGAGGCTCGGGGAAAGAAGGTCTTCTACGTCATGAGTGTCGGAAAGAAGGCCTATGATTATGGAAGTAACATCAAGGATGTTAAGAGGAACATCCATGCCTTTCAGATAGCCAGAGCCCACCCGCGTCTGGTCACTGCTGCCAAGCGTTTCCTGACCACTGGCCAAGTCTCGGCCCGAAGGAGCACGCAGTTGCAAAGGGCCTTTAAGGGCACAACAGTGCTGATAAAGAAAAATGCTCGTGTGCTGTGTAGTGCTAtggccggcttctccctctgccaggacGTGGTCACCCTCCTGAGCGACTGGAAGCAactgaaggaaggagaaggaagcaagAGGGCAGAAGAGCTGAGGGCCCACGCTCGGGAGCTAGAAAGGCAGCTGACGGAACTCACCCAGCTCTATGAGAGTCACGTGCAGCAGCAG
- the APOL6 gene encoding apolipoprotein L6 isoform X1, with product MLCKMPSRRSLGQINRSPTLAPDPFVENSHRLTHAGEHPLCLGLISSSLQSHGSRENFQKQYTAFAMGEGLCPRLGNQRTSLPRPQGTSGTWDTRSLLTGSGGGDVLTSVVLEPEGQPGPRFSAGSEEVRRASGFPPGGRTCWRLCCSPPAGPEAPESNLVFQVSKQNVAPVTHEGTSNSPMDQMSSTLGRQEPLDNEAGTECPRDQDDILLCEDVQQQDEDLSAEEIIFLKEFPIIKEELEVDIKKLHALADDINTTHRTRTKTNMLATSITVVSDTMGILGLVLAPSTVGGSLVLSAVGKVLETAAGFTSIFTNVMEHFQNQEARTQASTLVSTHNHEVEEARGKKVFYVMSVGKKAYDYGSNIKDVKRNIHAFQIARAHPRLVTAAKRFLTTGQVSARRSTQLQRAFKGTTVLIKKNARVLCSAMAGFSLCQDVVTLLSDWKQLKEGEGSKRAEELRAHARELERQLTELTQLYESHVQQQKLFQEKSPRSSSSGGATGSLA from the exons ATGCTTTGCAAAATGCCATCCAGGCGGTCCCTGGGCCAAATCAACAGGAGCCCCACTTTGGCACCTGACCCCTTCGTAGAGAACAGTCATCGGTTGACTCATGCAGGAGAGCACCCCCTTTGTTTGGGCcttatttcttcctccctccaatCTCACGGTTCCAGGGAGAACTTCCAGAAACAGTACACTGCTTTTGCTATGGGAGAGGGATTGTGCCCCAGGCTGGGGAATCAGAGAACCTCATTGCCCCGGCCACAAGGAACCAGTGGGACGTGGGACACAAGGAGTCTTCTTACTGGATCTGGAGGGGGAGACGTCCTTACATCCGTAGTCCTGGAACCGGAAGGAC AGCCCGGACCCAGGTTCTCAGCTGGCTCCGAAGAGGTCCGCAGAGCTTCGGGCTTTCCCCCGGGCGGCAGAACCTGCTGGAGACTCTGCTGCAGCCCCCCTGCCGGACCAGAGGCCCCAGAGAG TAACCTTGTTTTCCAGGTGTCCAAGCAGAACGTTGCACCGGTGACTCACGAGGGCACCTCTAATTCTCCCATGGACCAAATGAGCTCAACTCTGGGGCGGCAGGAGCCTCTGGACAACGAGGCAGGGACAGAATGCCCAAG GGACCAGGATGACATTCTTCTGTGTGAGGATGTGCAGCAACAAGATGAGGATCTGTCAgctgaagaaataatatttttgaaagagtttCCCATCATCAAGGAAGAGCTAGAAGTGGACATCAAGAAGCTCCATGCCCTTGCAGACGACATCAACACAACCCACAGAACACGCACCAAGACCAACATGTTGGCCACCTCCATCACTGTGGTCTCAGACACCATGGGCATCCTGGGTCTGGTCCTCGCTCCATCAACAGTAGGAGGAAGTCTGGTGCTCTCTGCTGTTGGTAAAGTTTTGGAGACAGCAGCCGGGTTCACCAGCATCTTCACCAATGTTATGGAACACTTTCAAAATCAAGAAGCCCGAACTCAAGCCAGCACCCTAGTGTCTACCCATAACCATGAGGTCGAGGAGGCTCGGGGAAAGAAGGTCTTCTACGTCATGAGTGTCGGAAAGAAGGCCTATGATTATGGAAGTAACATCAAGGATGTTAAGAGGAACATCCATGCCTTTCAGATAGCCAGAGCCCACCCGCGTCTGGTCACTGCTGCCAAGCGTTTCCTGACCACTGGCCAAGTCTCGGCCCGAAGGAGCACGCAGTTGCAAAGGGCCTTTAAGGGCACAACAGTGCTGATAAAGAAAAATGCTCGTGTGCTGTGTAGTGCTAtggccggcttctccctctgccaggacGTGGTCACCCTCCTGAGCGACTGGAAGCAactgaaggaaggagaaggaagcaagAGGGCAGAAGAGCTGAGGGCCCACGCTCGGGAGCTAGAAAGGCAGCTGACGGAACTCACCCAGCTCTATGAGAGTCACGTGCAGCAGCAG
- the APOL6 gene encoding apolipoprotein L6 isoform X6, with amino-acid sequence MDQMSSTLGRQEPLDNEAGTECPRDQDDILLCEDVQQQDEDLSAEEIIFLKEFPIIKEELEVDIKKLHALADDINTTHRTRTKTNMLATSITVVSDTMGILGLVLAPSTVGGSLVLSAVGKVLETAAGFTSIFTNVMEHFQNQEARTQASTLVSTHNHEVEEARGKKVFYVMSVGKKAYDYGSNIKDVKRNIHAFQIARAHPRLVTAAKRFLTTGQVSARRSTQLQRAFKGTTVLIKKNARVLCSAMAGFSLCQDVVTLLSDWKQLKEGEGSKRAEELRAHARELERQLTELTQLYESHVQQQKLFQEKSPRSSSSGGATGSLA; translated from the exons ATGGACCAAATGAGCTCAACTCTGGGGCGGCAGGAGCCTCTGGACAACGAGGCAGGGACAGAATGCCCAAG GGACCAGGATGACATTCTTCTGTGTGAGGATGTGCAGCAACAAGATGAGGATCTGTCAgctgaagaaataatatttttgaaagagtttCCCATCATCAAGGAAGAGCTAGAAGTGGACATCAAGAAGCTCCATGCCCTTGCAGACGACATCAACACAACCCACAGAACACGCACCAAGACCAACATGTTGGCCACCTCCATCACTGTGGTCTCAGACACCATGGGCATCCTGGGTCTGGTCCTCGCTCCATCAACAGTAGGAGGAAGTCTGGTGCTCTCTGCTGTTGGTAAAGTTTTGGAGACAGCAGCCGGGTTCACCAGCATCTTCACCAATGTTATGGAACACTTTCAAAATCAAGAAGCCCGAACTCAAGCCAGCACCCTAGTGTCTACCCATAACCATGAGGTCGAGGAGGCTCGGGGAAAGAAGGTCTTCTACGTCATGAGTGTCGGAAAGAAGGCCTATGATTATGGAAGTAACATCAAGGATGTTAAGAGGAACATCCATGCCTTTCAGATAGCCAGAGCCCACCCGCGTCTGGTCACTGCTGCCAAGCGTTTCCTGACCACTGGCCAAGTCTCGGCCCGAAGGAGCACGCAGTTGCAAAGGGCCTTTAAGGGCACAACAGTGCTGATAAAGAAAAATGCTCGTGTGCTGTGTAGTGCTAtggccggcttctccctctgccaggacGTGGTCACCCTCCTGAGCGACTGGAAGCAactgaaggaaggagaaggaagcaagAGGGCAGAAGAGCTGAGGGCCCACGCTCGGGAGCTAGAAAGGCAGCTGACGGAACTCACCCAGCTCTATGAGAGTCACGTGCAGCAGCAG